The following are from one region of the Hippocampus zosterae strain Florida chromosome 9, ASM2543408v3, whole genome shotgun sequence genome:
- the tada3l gene encoding transcriptional adapter 3 has protein sequence MSELKDCPPLKYCDFKPVEHVKVCPRYTAVLGRSEDDGIGIEELDTLQLELETLLSTANRRLRALEEQRQILTDWQDKKGDKRFLKMGKDPDPAASARHKPKKQKLDGKSSHGPGPGPGRPKSKNLQPKGQEYEFPDDPQDIPRTPKNDVPNRFWASVEPYCADITNEEIRLLEELLKPPDDEAEYFKIPALGKHYSQRWAQEDLLEEQKEGARANDKKKSLLGGPLSELDAKDVDSLLKKSDSQHESPDDGCPFGPLTQRLLQALVEENIISPMEDSPIPDISGKDGNDGAGTSPRSQGKSFSAPHTRSLEARIKEELIAQGLLDSEERPGPGGDCEDEVLVELQKRQAELKALIAHNKSRKQELLRLAKEEMRKQELRQRVRVSDNEVMEAFRRIMAARQKKRTPTKKEKDQAWKALKERESILKLLDG, from the exons ATGAGTGAGCTGAAGGACTGCCCCCCTTTGAAGTACTGCGACTTCAAGCCTGTGGAGCACGTCAAGGTGTGTCCTCGCTACACGGCCGTGCTGGGACGCTCGGAGGACGATGGGATCGGCATCGAAGAGCTGGACACTTTGCAGCTGGAGCTGGAGACCCTCCTGTCCACGGCCAACCGTCGCCTCAGAGCTCTGGAGGAGCAGAGACAG ATCCTCACAGACTGGCAGGACAAGAAAGGAGACAAGCGCTTTctaaagatgggaaaagaccCCGACCCTGCCGCGTCAGCACGCCACAAGCCAAAGAAGCAGAAGTTAGACGGCAAAAGTAGTCACGGCCCAGGGCCAGGTCCCGGGAGACCAAAATCCAAAAACCTGCAACCCAAAGGCCAAGAATATGAATTTCCGGATGATCCTCAAGACATTCCTCGCACTCCGAAGAACGACGTGCCCAACAG ATTTTGGGCCTCGGTTGAGCCGTACTGCGCCGACATCACAAACGAGGAGATCCGGTTGCTCGAGGAGCTTCTGAAACCGCCGGACGACGAAGCCGAGTACTTTAAA ATTCCGGCGTTGGGGAAACACTACTCGCAGCGCTGGGCTCAGGAGGATCTGCTGGAGGAGCAGAAAGAAGGAGCACGGGCCAACGACAAGAAGAAGAGTCTCTTGGGCGGCCCGCTGTCTGAGCTCGATGCAAAAG ATGTGGACTCTTTGCTGAAGAAGTCGGATTCGCAGCACGAGTCGCCGGACGACGGCTGTCCCTTCGGCCCGCTCACTCAGCGTCTCCTCCAGGCTCTCGTGGAG GAGAATATTATATCCCCCATGGAGGATTCTCCGATACCGGACATTTCGGGGAAGGACGGCAACGACGGAGCCGGGACGTCTCCTCGAAGCCAAGGCAAATCTTTCAG CGCCCCTCACACGCGTTCCCTGGAGGCTCGGATCAAGGAGGAGCTGATTGCCCAGGGACTCCTGGACTCCGAGGAGCGACCCGGTCCGGGCGGAGACTGCGAGGACGAGGTGCTGGTGGAGCTCCAGAAGAGGCAGGCGGAGCTCAAAGCGCTGATTGCTCACAACAAAAGCCGCAAGCAGGAGCTGCTCAG GTTGGCGAAAGAGGAGATGCGCAAGCAGGAGCTGAGGCAGAGAGTCAGGGTGTCCGACAACGAGGTGATGGAGGCATTTCGCCGAATCATGGCAGCCAGACAGAAGAAGCGCACTCCCACCAAGAAGGAGAAAGACCAGGCGTGGAAAGCTCTGAAGGAGCGGGAAAGCATCCTCAAGTTGCTGGATGGCTGA